A single region of the Strigops habroptila isolate Jane chromosome 3, bStrHab1.2.pri, whole genome shotgun sequence genome encodes:
- the TCF20 gene encoding transcription factor 20 isoform X4 has translation MQSFREQNSYHGNQQSYPQEVHGSSRLQQFSPRQQAQMFQSFGGGAGSGRRGATGASTAMPGESSGHQSYQGFRKETGEFYYMAANKDPVVSGGQQPPQRRPSGPVQSYGPPQGSSFGSQYGSEGHVGQFQTQHSTLGGVSHYQQDYTGPFSPGSSQYQQQASSQQQVQQLRQQIYQSHQPLPQASSQSASSTSHLQPMQRPSTLPSSASGYQLRVGQFSQHYQPPSSSSSSSFPSPQRFGQSGQNYDGSYNVNSGSQYEGHAVGSNAQAYGTQSNYSFQTQPMKSFEQSKLPQSGQQGQQQQHPPQHVMQYSNAATKLSLQSQVGQYSQTEVPVRSPMQFHQNFSPISNPSPAASVVQSPSCSSTPSPLMPGGDNLQCGQGNMSMGSRNRILQMMPQLSPTPSMMPSPNAHGGGFKGFGMEGLQEKRLTDPGLSSLSALSSQVANLPNTVQHMLLSDALAPQKKSSKRSSSSKKADSCTNSEGSSQAEEQLKSPLAESLDGGCSSSSEDHGERVRQLSGQSTSSDTTYKGGNLERSNSSPAQGSQNEPSKLSSSPAAREDVASPGAKEAVVAVENAPKVNEKAVGVIVSREAMTGRVEKSGGQDKPAQDDASTATQAPASGSGAKEPGQAGTQPETQGGSKGSKSGDNTNHNGEGNSQPGHAVVGPNFPARTEPSKSPGSLRYSYKDNVAAGIQRNIGGFPQYPSSQEKLDFPGHSERKGRNEKFPSLLQEVLQGYHHHHPDRRYSRNAQEHSGMAGSLEGAMRPNILISQTNELTNRGLLNKSMGSLLESPHWGPWDRKSGSAAPDMKQINLADYPIARKFDVESQSSAHEGGTLSERRSVICDISPLRQLVRDPGPHPMGHMGPEGRSGRSERLAPGLSQSVILPGGLVSMETKMKAHSGQIKEEDFEQSKSSASLNSKKTGDHCHPAGIKHESFRGNASPGAAVSDATPDYIPQQDSRSMQMRRGPGRTGSSRGKSPSQFQDLADKLKMSPGRSRGPGTDLHHMNPHMTLSERVNRASLHSAYPQNSEGPSLASAYHTNARPHAFSDPNQSLNSQYHYKRQMYQQQQEEYKDWASSTAQGVIAAAQHRQEGARKSPRQQQFLERVRSPVKNDKDGMMYFQGSSYHDTGSQEAGRCVMGSDSTQSKCTELKHGNQKLQHHESGWDLSRQTSPAKSSGPLGPNQKRYCPQESDGHRREEPTDLPKPSNAMLRLPGQEDQSPQNPLIMRRRVRSFISPIPTKRQPHDMKHSGSDDKGRLMTSAKEGADKTYNSYAHSSQSQDVGKSVAKGDSFKNLPSPDNRNCPAVALTSPAKTKILPPRKGRGLKLEAIVQKITSPNIRRSVSTNSAETGADTVTLDDILSLKSGPEGGNMTGHGPEAEKRKGDVSDQVGPASQDTTGEITLPRSSEEWQSSEDDKTKKKVPETASVGKEGAGSSAAAPSSQKSFGQGRSDGSVSGAGTLTFSDSKPISPSSVFTSEPNPKSEEKDGDVTNISPKPDGFPPKGYFPSGKKKGRPIGSVNKQKKQQQQQQQLPPPPPPPPVPSQSSDGEVVGEPKPKRQRRERRKPAAQPRKRKPRRAAPIVEPQEPEIKLKYATQSVDKTDSKNKFFFPYIHVVNKCDLGAVCTIINAEEEEQNKLVRGRKGQRSSTPPPSNVESKVLPTSTFVLQGPVVTESSVLGPLVCCLCGKWANYRNMGDLFGPFYPQDYAATLPKNPPPKRATEMQSKVKVRHKSAANGSKTDTEEEEEQQQQKEQRSLAAHPRFKRRHRSEDCSGASRSLSRGPACKKAATDSGSGGEKTPLDSKPSMPTSEGGTELELHIPVLPLDSNEFWVHEGCILWANGIYLVCGRLYGLQEAVEMAKEMKCSHCQESGATLGCYIKGCSFRYHCPCAIDADCLLNEENFSVRCPKHKVRLLR, from the coding sequence ATGCAGTCCTTCCGGGAGCAGAATAGTTATCACGGAAACCAGCAGAGCTACCCGCAGGAAGTGCACGGTTCATCCCGACTGCAGCAGTTCAGCCCCCGGCAGCAGGCCCAGATGTTCCAGAGCTTTGGAGGAGGTGCTGGCAGTGGACGTCGCGGAGCAACAGGAGCCTCTACAGCAATGCCTGGTGAAAGCTCTGGCCATCAGAGCTATCAaggtttcagaaaagaaacaggggAGTTTTACTATATGGCTGCCAATAAAGATCCAGTAGTGTCAGGAGGGCAGCAGCCACCTCAGCGCAGGCCTTCTGGACCAGTACAGAGCTATGGCCCCCCTCAAGGGAGTAGCTTTGGGAGTCAGTATGGAAGTGAGGGACATGTGGGCCAGTTTCAAACACAGCACTCAACCCTTGGGGGTGTATCCCACTATCAACAGGATTATACTGGTCCTTTTTCTCCAGGGAGTTCCCAATATCAGCAGCAGGCTTCTAGCCAGCAGCAAGTGCAGCAGCTGAGACAGCAGATCTATCAATCTCATCAGCCTTTACCCCAGGCTTCCAGCCAGTCTGCTTCTAGCACCTCGCACTTACAGCCAATGCAGCGTCCATCCAccctgccttcctctgcttctggaTACCAGTTACGAGTGGGTCAGTTCAGCCAACACTATCAGCCACCTTCATCGTCGTCGTCCTCCTCGTTCCCGTCCCCACAGCGTTTTGGCCAGTCGGGACAGAATTATGACGGAAGCTACAATGTGAATTCTGGCTCGCAGTATGAAGGCCATGCTGTGGGTTCCAATGCACAGGCATATGGGACCCAGTCAAACTACAGCTTTCAGACTCAACCAATGAAAAGCTTTGAGCAGTCAAAGCTGCCCCAGAGTGggcagcaggggcagcagcaacagcatccACCTCAGCATGTAATGCAGTATTCAAATGCTGCTACCAAACTCTCTCTTCAAAGTCAAGTGGGACAGTACAGCCAGACCGAAGTTCCTGTAAGGTCGCCGATGCAGTTCCACCAAAACTTCAGTCCAATCTCTAACCCATCTCCTGCTGCATCTGTGGTTCAGTCTCCAAGCTGCAGCTCTACCCCTTCTCCACTCATGCCAGGTGGAGATAATCTCCAGTGTGGGCAAGGCAACATGTCCATGGGTTCTAGAAACCGAATCCTGCAGATGATGCCTCAGCTGAGTCCTACACCATCTATGATGCCAAGCCCCAATGCTCATGGAGGAGGTTTCAAggggtttgggatggaaggacTCCAGGAAAAAAGGCTTACAGATCCAGGGCTGAGCAGCCTGAGTGCTCTAAGTTCTCAGGTGGCCAATCTGCCCAACACTGTCCAGCACATGTTGCTCTCGGATGCCTTGGCACCTCAGAAGAAAAGTTCCAAAAGGTCATCCTCTTCAAAGAAGGCCGACAGCTGCACCAACTCAGAAGGCTCCTcccaggcagaggagcagctcaAGTCTCCCCTGGCAGAGTCCCTTGATGGTGGCTGTTCCAGTAGTTCAGAGGACCATGGGGAAAGGGTGAGACAGCTAAGTGGCCAGAGCACCAGCTCAGACACCACTTACAAAGGGGGTAACTTGGAGAGATCCAACTCCTCACCAGCACAAGGCTCTCAGAACGAGCCATCAAAactcagcagcagccctgcagctaGGGAAGATGTGGCCTCCCCTGGTGCGAAGGAAGCTGTGGTGGCTGTAGAAAATGCCCCCAAAGTAAATGAAAAGGCAGTTGGGGTGATTGTCTCCCGGGAAGCCATGACAGGAAGAGTAGAAAAGTCAGGTGGACAAGATAAACCTGCACAAGATGATGCTTCCACAGCCACTCAGGCACCAGCTAGTGGTAGTGGAGCAAAAGAACCTGGGCAGGCAGGGACGCAGCCAGAAACTCaaggaggaagcaaaggaagcaaaagtgGAGATAACACTAACCATAATGGAGAGGGGAACAGCCAGCCTGGTCATGCAGTTGTTGGGCCAAATTTTCCTGCAAGAACAGAACCTTCCAAATCTCCTGGCAGTTTAAGGTACAGTTACAAGGATAATGTAGCAGCTGGTATACAGAGAAATATCGGTGGCTTTCCACAGTATCCTTCTAGTCAAGAAAAACTGGATTTTCCGGGGCACAGTGAACGCAAAGGCCGGAATGAGAAGtttcccagcctcctgcaggaGGTCTTGCAAGggtaccaccaccaccatccagACAGAAGGTACTCCAGGAACGCACAAGAACATTCTGGGATGGCTGGGAGTTTGGAGGGAGCCATGAGGCCCAATATCTTAATTAGTCAAACCAATGAATTGACCAATAGAGGCCTCTTAAATAAAAGCATGGGGTCTCTCCTGGAAAGCCCTCACTGGGGTCCCTGGGATAGGAAGTCTGGCAGTGCAGCTCCTGATATGAAGCAGATAAATCTAGCTGATTACCCTATTGCTAGAAAGTTTGATGTGGAGTCTCAGTCTTCTGCCCATGAAGGGGGAACCCTCTCAGAGAGGAGGTCAGTGATCTGTGACATATCTCCATTAAGGCAACTTGTCAGAGATCCTGGCCCTCACCCAATGGGGCACATGGGTCCTGAGGGCAGAAGTGGAAGGAGCGAACGTCTTGCTCCTGGCTTGAGCCAGTCAGTAATACTCCCTGGTGGTTTAGTATCCATGGAAACCAAGATGAAAGCTCACAGTGGGCAAATAAAAGAAGAAGATTTTGAACAGTCAAAGAGCTCAGCTAGTCTCAACAGTAAAAAAACGGGAGACCATTGTCATCCTGCTGGCATCAAGCATGAATCTTTCCGAGGCAATGCTAGCCCTGGAGCTGCAGTTTCCGATGCTACTCCAGATTACATTCCCCAGCAGGACAGCAGATCAATGCAGATGAGACGAGGACCTGGCAGAACTGGAAGCAGCAGGGGCAAATCGCCTTCTCAGTTTCAGGATCTTGCTGATAAGCTGAAAATGTcaccaggaagaagcagaggcCCAGGGACAGATCTGCATCACATGAACCCACATATGACACTATCTGAAAGAGTCAACAGGGCTTCCTTGCATTCTGCTTACCCTCAGAATTCAGAAGGCCCATCTTTGGCTTCAGCATATCACACAAATGCTAGGCCTCATGCTTTCAGTGACCCTAACCAGAGTTTAAATTCCCAGTACCATTACAAGAGACAGATGTACCAGCAACAGCAAGAAGAGTACAAAGATTGGGcaagcagcactgctcagggtgtgattgctgcagctcagcacaggcaggaaGGAGCAAGGAAGAGCCCAAGACAACAGCAGTTTCTGGAACGAGTAAGGAGTCCTGTAAAAAATGACAAGGATGGAATGATGTACTTTCAAGGTAGCTCTTACCACGATACTGGAAGCCAGGAGGCTGGCCGCTGTGTTATGGGGAGTGACAGTACTCAGAGCAAATGTACTGAACTGAAACATGGCAACCAGAAGTTGCAGCATCATGAATCTGGTTGGGACCTCTCTCGGCAGACTTCTCCGGCCAAAAGCAGTGGCCCTCTCGGACCCAACCAGAAAAGATACTGTCCTCAAGAAAGCGATGGGCATCGACGAGAAGAACCTACAGATTTGCCCAAGCCAAGCAATGCCATGCTCAGGCTTCCTGGCCAGGAAGACCAGTCTCCTCAAAATCCATTAATTATGAGGAGGAGAGTCCGTTCTTTCATCTCGCCTATCCCTACCAAAAGGCAGCCACATGATATGAAGCACAGTGGCAGTGATGATAAAGGGCGTCTGATGACTTCAGCAAAAGAAGGAGCTGATAAAACGTACAACTCCTATGCCCATTCATCTCAAAGCCAAGATGTTGGCAAGTCAGTTGCAAAGGGAGATTCCTTCAAGAATCTGCCAAGTCCTGATAATAGGAATTGCCCTGCTGTTGCCCTCACAAGCCCGGCTAAGACCAAAATATTGCCCCCAAGAAAGGGGCGAGGATTAAAACTGGAAGCTATTGTTCAAAAAATTACGTCTCCTAATATTAGGAGAAGCGTTTCTACCAATAGTGCTGAAACTGGTGCAGATACTGTCACTCTTGATGACATCCTGTCCCTTAAGAGTGGACCTGAAGGAGGAAATATGACTGGACATGGACCAGaggctgaaaagagaaaaggagacgTGTCAGATCAAGTGGGGCCAGCCAGCCAGGACACAACTGGTGAAATAACTCTTCCAAGATCTTCAGAAGAGTGGCAAAGCAGTGAGGAtgataaaaccaagaaaaaggtCCCTGAAACTGCCAGTGTTGGTAAAGAGGGAGCAGGAtccagtgcagcagcaccatCTTCTCAGAAGTCATTTGGTCAGGGAAGGTCAGATGGATCTGTAAGCGGAGCTGGAACTCTGACCTTTTCTGACTCAAAACCAATTTCCCCTTCCAGTGTGTTTACTTCTGAACCAAATCCAAAGTCTGAGGAAAAAGACGGAGATGTGACAAACATTTCACCCAAGCCAGATGGTTTCCCTCCAAAGGGATATTTTccctctggaaagaaaaaggggaggcCAATTGGGAGCGTGAACAAGCAGaagaagcaacagcagcaacagcagcaactgCCCCCACCGCCACCACCCCCACCAGTACCTTCACAGTCTTCAGATGGGGAAGTTGTTGGTGAGCCAAAGCCGAAGAGGcaaaggagggagaggagaaaacctgcagcacagccacgGAAGCGGAAGCCTAGACGGGCTGCTCCAATAGTGGAACCTCAAGAACCAGAGATCAAGCTTAAATATGCTACCCAGTCTGTAGATAAAACTGACTCCAAGAATAAGTTCTTTTTCCCTTATATTCATGTGGTAAACAAGTGTGACTTAGGCGCTGTGTGCACAATCATtaatgcagaggaagaagagcagaacaaaTTGGTGAGAGGTCGGAAAGGACAGCGGTCTTCAACACCCCCTCCTAGCAATGTGGAGAGCAAAGTGCTGCCCACCTCAACTTTTGTGCTGCAAGGCCCTGTAGTAACAGAGTCTTCTGTCTTAGGGCCTCTGGTTTGCTGCCTGTGTGGCAAATGGGCCAACTATCGTAACATGGGTGACCTCTTTGGCCCTTTCTACCCCCAGGATTATGCAGCCACCTTGCCCAAGAACCCACCTCCAAAGAGGgccacagaaatgcagagcaaagTCAAGGTACGGCACAAAAGTGCTGCTAATGGTTCCAAGACAGATAcggaagaggaagaggaacaacaacaacagaaggAACAAAGAAGCCTAGCTGCTCATCCCCGCTTTAAGAGGCGGCACCGCTCTGAGGACTGTAGTGGAGCCTCTCGGTCACTTTCAAGGGGACCTGCTTGTAAAAAGGCAGCCACTGACAGTGGCAGTGGTGGTGAAAAGACTCCTTTGGACTCAAAACCGTCTATGCCCACTTCAGAAGGTGGCACTGAGCTGGAGTTACATATTCCTGTACTACCTCTTGACAGCAATGAATTTTGGGTCCATGAGGGTTGTATTCTCTGGGCCAATGGAATCTACCTGGTCTGTGGCAGGCTCTATGGGCTGCAGGAAGCTGTGGAGATGGCAAAAGAGATG
- the TCF20 gene encoding transcription factor 20 isoform X2 — protein sequence MQSFREQNSYHGNQQSYPQEVHGSSRLQQFSPRQQAQMFQSFGGGAGSGRRGATGASTAMPGESSGHQSYQGFRKETGEFYYMAANKDPVVSGGQQPPQRRPSGPVQSYGPPQGSSFGSQYGSEGHVGQFQTQHSTLGGVSHYQQDYTGPFSPGSSQYQQQASSQQQVQQLRQQIYQSHQPLPQASSQSASSTSHLQPMQRPSTLPSSASGYQLRVGQFSQHYQPPSSSSSSSFPSPQRFGQSGQNYDGSYNVNSGSQYEGHAVGSNAQAYGTQSNYSFQTQPMKSFEQSKLPQSGQQGQQQQHPPQHVMQYSNAATKLSLQSQVGQYSQTEVPVRSPMQFHQNFSPISNPSPAASVVQSPSCSSTPSPLMPGGDNLQCGQGNMSMGSRNRILQMMPQLSPTPSMMPSPNAHGGGFKGFGMEGLQEKRLTDPGLSSLSALSSQVANLPNTVQHMLLSDALAPQKKSSKRSSSSKKADSCTNSEGSSQAEEQLKSPLAESLDGGCSSSSEDHGERVRQLSGQSTSSDTTYKGGNLERSNSSPAQGSQNEPSKLSSSPAAREDVASPGAKEAVVAVENAPKVNEKAVGVIVSREAMTGRVEKSGGQDKPAQDDASTATQAPASGSGAKEPGQAGTQPETQGGSKGSKSGDNTNHNGEGNSQPGHAVVGPNFPARTEPSKSPGSLRYSYKDNVAAGIQRNIGGFPQYPSSQEKLDFPGHSERKGRNEKFPSLLQEVLQGYHHHHPDRRYSRNAQEHSGMAGSLEGAMRPNILISQTNELTNRGLLNKSMGSLLESPHWGPWDRKSGSAAPDMKQINLADYPIARKFDVESQSSAHEGGTLSERRSVICDISPLRQLVRDPGPHPMGHMGPEGRSGRSERLAPGLSQSVILPGGLVSMETKMKAHSGQIKEEDFEQSKSSASLNSKKTGDHCHPAGIKHESFRGNASPGAAVSDATPDYIPQQDSRSMQMRRGPGRTGSSRGKSPSQFQDLADKLKMSPGRSRGPGTDLHHMNPHMTLSERVNRASLHSAYPQNSEGPSLASAYHTNARPHAFSDPNQSLNSQYHYKRQMYQQQQEEYKDWASSTAQGVIAAAQHRQEGARKSPRQQQFLERVRSPVKNDKDGMMYFQGSSYHDTGSQEAGRCVMGSDSTQSKCTELKHGNQKLQHHESGWDLSRQTSPAKSSGPLGPNQKRYCPQESDGHRREEPTDLPKPSNAMLRLPGQEDQSPQNPLIMRRRVRSFISPIPTKRQPHDMKHSGSDDKGRLMTSAKEGADKTYNSYAHSSQSQDVGKSVAKGDSFKNLPSPDNRNCPAVALTSPAKTKILPPRKGRGLKLEAIVQKITSPNIRRSVSTNSAETGADTVTLDDILSLKSGPEGGNMTGHGPEAEKRKGDVSDQVGPASQDTTGEITLPRSSEEWQSSEDDKTKKKVPETASVGKEGAGSSAAAPSSQKSFGQGRSDGSVSGAGTLTFSDSKPISPSSVFTSEPNPKSEEKDGDVTNISPKPDGFPPKGYFPSGKKKGRPIGSVNKQKKQQQQQQQLPPPPPPPPVPSQSSDGEVVGEPKPKRQRRERRKPAAQPRKRKPRRAAPIVEPQEPEIKLKYATQSVDKTDSKNKFFFPYIHVVNKCDLGAVCTIINAEEEEQNKLVRGRKGQRSSTPPPSNVESKVLPTSTFVLQGPVVTESSVLGPLVCCLCGKWANYRNMGDLFGPFYPQDYAATLPKNPPPKRATEMQSKVKVRHKSAANGSKTDTEEEEEQQQQKEQRSLAAHPRFKRRHRSEDCSGASRSLSRGPACKKAATDSGSGGEKTPLDSKPSMPTSEGGTELELHIPVLPLDSNEFWVHEGCILWANGIYLVCGRLYGLQEAVEMAKEMKCSHCQESGATLGCYIKGCSFRYHCPCAIDADCLLNEENFSVRCPKHKLWCLNLGRKRQTPASRRRY from the coding sequence ATGCAGTCCTTCCGGGAGCAGAATAGTTATCACGGAAACCAGCAGAGCTACCCGCAGGAAGTGCACGGTTCATCCCGACTGCAGCAGTTCAGCCCCCGGCAGCAGGCCCAGATGTTCCAGAGCTTTGGAGGAGGTGCTGGCAGTGGACGTCGCGGAGCAACAGGAGCCTCTACAGCAATGCCTGGTGAAAGCTCTGGCCATCAGAGCTATCAaggtttcagaaaagaaacaggggAGTTTTACTATATGGCTGCCAATAAAGATCCAGTAGTGTCAGGAGGGCAGCAGCCACCTCAGCGCAGGCCTTCTGGACCAGTACAGAGCTATGGCCCCCCTCAAGGGAGTAGCTTTGGGAGTCAGTATGGAAGTGAGGGACATGTGGGCCAGTTTCAAACACAGCACTCAACCCTTGGGGGTGTATCCCACTATCAACAGGATTATACTGGTCCTTTTTCTCCAGGGAGTTCCCAATATCAGCAGCAGGCTTCTAGCCAGCAGCAAGTGCAGCAGCTGAGACAGCAGATCTATCAATCTCATCAGCCTTTACCCCAGGCTTCCAGCCAGTCTGCTTCTAGCACCTCGCACTTACAGCCAATGCAGCGTCCATCCAccctgccttcctctgcttctggaTACCAGTTACGAGTGGGTCAGTTCAGCCAACACTATCAGCCACCTTCATCGTCGTCGTCCTCCTCGTTCCCGTCCCCACAGCGTTTTGGCCAGTCGGGACAGAATTATGACGGAAGCTACAATGTGAATTCTGGCTCGCAGTATGAAGGCCATGCTGTGGGTTCCAATGCACAGGCATATGGGACCCAGTCAAACTACAGCTTTCAGACTCAACCAATGAAAAGCTTTGAGCAGTCAAAGCTGCCCCAGAGTGggcagcaggggcagcagcaacagcatccACCTCAGCATGTAATGCAGTATTCAAATGCTGCTACCAAACTCTCTCTTCAAAGTCAAGTGGGACAGTACAGCCAGACCGAAGTTCCTGTAAGGTCGCCGATGCAGTTCCACCAAAACTTCAGTCCAATCTCTAACCCATCTCCTGCTGCATCTGTGGTTCAGTCTCCAAGCTGCAGCTCTACCCCTTCTCCACTCATGCCAGGTGGAGATAATCTCCAGTGTGGGCAAGGCAACATGTCCATGGGTTCTAGAAACCGAATCCTGCAGATGATGCCTCAGCTGAGTCCTACACCATCTATGATGCCAAGCCCCAATGCTCATGGAGGAGGTTTCAAggggtttgggatggaaggacTCCAGGAAAAAAGGCTTACAGATCCAGGGCTGAGCAGCCTGAGTGCTCTAAGTTCTCAGGTGGCCAATCTGCCCAACACTGTCCAGCACATGTTGCTCTCGGATGCCTTGGCACCTCAGAAGAAAAGTTCCAAAAGGTCATCCTCTTCAAAGAAGGCCGACAGCTGCACCAACTCAGAAGGCTCCTcccaggcagaggagcagctcaAGTCTCCCCTGGCAGAGTCCCTTGATGGTGGCTGTTCCAGTAGTTCAGAGGACCATGGGGAAAGGGTGAGACAGCTAAGTGGCCAGAGCACCAGCTCAGACACCACTTACAAAGGGGGTAACTTGGAGAGATCCAACTCCTCACCAGCACAAGGCTCTCAGAACGAGCCATCAAAactcagcagcagccctgcagctaGGGAAGATGTGGCCTCCCCTGGTGCGAAGGAAGCTGTGGTGGCTGTAGAAAATGCCCCCAAAGTAAATGAAAAGGCAGTTGGGGTGATTGTCTCCCGGGAAGCCATGACAGGAAGAGTAGAAAAGTCAGGTGGACAAGATAAACCTGCACAAGATGATGCTTCCACAGCCACTCAGGCACCAGCTAGTGGTAGTGGAGCAAAAGAACCTGGGCAGGCAGGGACGCAGCCAGAAACTCaaggaggaagcaaaggaagcaaaagtgGAGATAACACTAACCATAATGGAGAGGGGAACAGCCAGCCTGGTCATGCAGTTGTTGGGCCAAATTTTCCTGCAAGAACAGAACCTTCCAAATCTCCTGGCAGTTTAAGGTACAGTTACAAGGATAATGTAGCAGCTGGTATACAGAGAAATATCGGTGGCTTTCCACAGTATCCTTCTAGTCAAGAAAAACTGGATTTTCCGGGGCACAGTGAACGCAAAGGCCGGAATGAGAAGtttcccagcctcctgcaggaGGTCTTGCAAGggtaccaccaccaccatccagACAGAAGGTACTCCAGGAACGCACAAGAACATTCTGGGATGGCTGGGAGTTTGGAGGGAGCCATGAGGCCCAATATCTTAATTAGTCAAACCAATGAATTGACCAATAGAGGCCTCTTAAATAAAAGCATGGGGTCTCTCCTGGAAAGCCCTCACTGGGGTCCCTGGGATAGGAAGTCTGGCAGTGCAGCTCCTGATATGAAGCAGATAAATCTAGCTGATTACCCTATTGCTAGAAAGTTTGATGTGGAGTCTCAGTCTTCTGCCCATGAAGGGGGAACCCTCTCAGAGAGGAGGTCAGTGATCTGTGACATATCTCCATTAAGGCAACTTGTCAGAGATCCTGGCCCTCACCCAATGGGGCACATGGGTCCTGAGGGCAGAAGTGGAAGGAGCGAACGTCTTGCTCCTGGCTTGAGCCAGTCAGTAATACTCCCTGGTGGTTTAGTATCCATGGAAACCAAGATGAAAGCTCACAGTGGGCAAATAAAAGAAGAAGATTTTGAACAGTCAAAGAGCTCAGCTAGTCTCAACAGTAAAAAAACGGGAGACCATTGTCATCCTGCTGGCATCAAGCATGAATCTTTCCGAGGCAATGCTAGCCCTGGAGCTGCAGTTTCCGATGCTACTCCAGATTACATTCCCCAGCAGGACAGCAGATCAATGCAGATGAGACGAGGACCTGGCAGAACTGGAAGCAGCAGGGGCAAATCGCCTTCTCAGTTTCAGGATCTTGCTGATAAGCTGAAAATGTcaccaggaagaagcagaggcCCAGGGACAGATCTGCATCACATGAACCCACATATGACACTATCTGAAAGAGTCAACAGGGCTTCCTTGCATTCTGCTTACCCTCAGAATTCAGAAGGCCCATCTTTGGCTTCAGCATATCACACAAATGCTAGGCCTCATGCTTTCAGTGACCCTAACCAGAGTTTAAATTCCCAGTACCATTACAAGAGACAGATGTACCAGCAACAGCAAGAAGAGTACAAAGATTGGGcaagcagcactgctcagggtgtgattgctgcagctcagcacaggcaggaaGGAGCAAGGAAGAGCCCAAGACAACAGCAGTTTCTGGAACGAGTAAGGAGTCCTGTAAAAAATGACAAGGATGGAATGATGTACTTTCAAGGTAGCTCTTACCACGATACTGGAAGCCAGGAGGCTGGCCGCTGTGTTATGGGGAGTGACAGTACTCAGAGCAAATGTACTGAACTGAAACATGGCAACCAGAAGTTGCAGCATCATGAATCTGGTTGGGACCTCTCTCGGCAGACTTCTCCGGCCAAAAGCAGTGGCCCTCTCGGACCCAACCAGAAAAGATACTGTCCTCAAGAAAGCGATGGGCATCGACGAGAAGAACCTACAGATTTGCCCAAGCCAAGCAATGCCATGCTCAGGCTTCCTGGCCAGGAAGACCAGTCTCCTCAAAATCCATTAATTATGAGGAGGAGAGTCCGTTCTTTCATCTCGCCTATCCCTACCAAAAGGCAGCCACATGATATGAAGCACAGTGGCAGTGATGATAAAGGGCGTCTGATGACTTCAGCAAAAGAAGGAGCTGATAAAACGTACAACTCCTATGCCCATTCATCTCAAAGCCAAGATGTTGGCAAGTCAGTTGCAAAGGGAGATTCCTTCAAGAATCTGCCAAGTCCTGATAATAGGAATTGCCCTGCTGTTGCCCTCACAAGCCCGGCTAAGACCAAAATATTGCCCCCAAGAAAGGGGCGAGGATTAAAACTGGAAGCTATTGTTCAAAAAATTACGTCTCCTAATATTAGGAGAAGCGTTTCTACCAATAGTGCTGAAACTGGTGCAGATACTGTCACTCTTGATGACATCCTGTCCCTTAAGAGTGGACCTGAAGGAGGAAATATGACTGGACATGGACCAGaggctgaaaagagaaaaggagacgTGTCAGATCAAGTGGGGCCAGCCAGCCAGGACACAACTGGTGAAATAACTCTTCCAAGATCTTCAGAAGAGTGGCAAAGCAGTGAGGAtgataaaaccaagaaaaaggtCCCTGAAACTGCCAGTGTTGGTAAAGAGGGAGCAGGAtccagtgcagcagcaccatCTTCTCAGAAGTCATTTGGTCAGGGAAGGTCAGATGGATCTGTAAGCGGAGCTGGAACTCTGACCTTTTCTGACTCAAAACCAATTTCCCCTTCCAGTGTGTTTACTTCTGAACCAAATCCAAAGTCTGAGGAAAAAGACGGAGATGTGACAAACATTTCACCCAAGCCAGATGGTTTCCCTCCAAAGGGATATTTTccctctggaaagaaaaaggggaggcCAATTGGGAGCGTGAACAAGCAGaagaagcaacagcagcaacagcagcaactgCCCCCACCGCCACCACCCCCACCAGTACCTTCACAGTCTTCAGATGGGGAAGTTGTTGGTGAGCCAAAGCCGAAGAGGcaaaggagggagaggagaaaacctgcagcacagccacgGAAGCGGAAGCCTAGACGGGCTGCTCCAATAGTGGAACCTCAAGAACCAGAGATCAAGCTTAAATATGCTACCCAGTCTGTAGATAAAACTGACTCCAAGAATAAGTTCTTTTTCCCTTATATTCATGTGGTAAACAAGTGTGACTTAGGCGCTGTGTGCACAATCATtaatgcagaggaagaagagcagaacaaaTTGGTGAGAGGTCGGAAAGGACAGCGGTCTTCAACACCCCCTCCTAGCAATGTGGAGAGCAAAGTGCTGCCCACCTCAACTTTTGTGCTGCAAGGCCCTGTAGTAACAGAGTCTTCTGTCTTAGGGCCTCTGGTTTGCTGCCTGTGTGGCAAATGGGCCAACTATCGTAACATGGGTGACCTCTTTGGCCCTTTCTACCCCCAGGATTATGCAGCCACCTTGCCCAAGAACCCACCTCCAAAGAGGgccacagaaatgcagagcaaagTCAAGGTACGGCACAAAAGTGCTGCTAATGGTTCCAAGACAGATAcggaagaggaagaggaacaacaacaacagaaggAACAAAGAAGCCTAGCTGCTCATCCCCGCTTTAAGAGGCGGCACCGCTCTGAGGACTGTAGTGGAGCCTCTCGGTCACTTTCAAGGGGACCTGCTTGTAAAAAGGCAGCCACTGACAGTGGCAGTGGTGGTGAAAAGACTCCTTTGGACTCAAAACCGTCTATGCCCACTTCAGAAGGTGGCACTGAGCTGGAGTTACATATTCCTGTACTACCTCTTGACAGCAATGAATTTTGGGTCCATGAGGGTTGTATTCTCTGGGCCAATGGAATCTACCTGGTCTGTGGCAGGCTCTATGGGCTGCAGGAAGCTGTGGAGATGGCAAAAGAGATG